One Agrococcus jenensis genomic region harbors:
- a CDS encoding YHS domain-containing protein: MCEAHNHAATDTATEAAAAETSAAETTAHDHSAHDHGTDGGAHHHDVAAVESETAECLVMRGNYVNKADAEAAGLVREHEGTKYYLCCAACGPLFDAAPEKYAAAAA; this comes from the coding sequence ATGTGCGAAGCCCACAACCACGCAGCGACCGACACGGCCACCGAGGCGGCAGCTGCGGAGACCAGCGCTGCGGAGACCACCGCTCACGACCACAGCGCGCACGACCACGGCACCGATGGTGGCGCGCACCACCACGACGTCGCGGCCGTGGAGTCCGAGACGGCCGAGTGCCTCGTGATGCGCGGCAACTACGTCAACAAGGCCGACGCCGAGGCCGCCGGACTCGTCCGCGAGCACGAGGGCACGAAGTACTACCTCTGCTGCGCCGCCTGCGGCCCGCTCTTCGACGCAGCCCCCGAGAAGTACGCGGCGGCCGCCGCGTAA
- a CDS encoding cupin domain-containing protein, producing MPKSIHITDVVTTDAGEHHDKATAEEPGQTESSRTVWESAEGIRSGVWEVTPGAFSSTRPEYHEMCQIVSGRATIFEEDGSSFEVQAGSLFVTPEGWKGRWVVHETLRKAWVVIPFAALAAPVRSDA from the coding sequence ATGCCGAAGTCCATCCACATCACCGATGTCGTCACGACCGACGCCGGCGAGCACCACGACAAGGCGACCGCGGAGGAGCCCGGCCAGACCGAGTCCTCCCGCACCGTGTGGGAGTCGGCCGAGGGCATCCGCTCGGGCGTCTGGGAGGTCACCCCCGGCGCCTTCAGCAGCACCCGCCCGGAGTACCACGAGATGTGCCAGATCGTCTCGGGCCGAGCGACCATCTTCGAGGAGGACGGCTCGAGCTTCGAGGTGCAGGCCGGCTCGCTCTTCGTCACGCCCGAGGGCTGGAAGGGCCGCTGGGTCGTGCACGAGACGCTGCGCAAGGCGTGGGTGGTCATCCCCTTCGCCGCACTGGCCGCCCCGGTGCGCAGCGACGCGTAG
- a CDS encoding GntR family transcriptional regulator — protein sequence MNGVQTLSVINSRPTAVVIADQLREGIIDGAFSPGDQINEAQVASQLNVSRGPVREALHRLVQEGLLLSRPNRGVFVQELTTRDVAEIYHSREVIECAAAEILLRGGPERCAATAEVLDAIVDRMQAALASDDWTTLGRLDLEFHTRLVSEAGNSRLTRAYATLATEALMSLTHFPGAYPRPERVIPSHRAIAEQLRDGDMAVLHGTLHRHLSLSSAERQLTEPQGATWPHRPSWRREGDER from the coding sequence ATGAACGGCGTCCAGACCCTCTCGGTCATCAACAGCCGACCCACCGCGGTGGTCATCGCCGACCAGCTGCGCGAGGGCATCATCGACGGCGCGTTCTCGCCCGGCGATCAGATCAACGAGGCGCAGGTCGCGAGCCAGCTCAACGTCTCGCGCGGCCCGGTGCGGGAGGCGCTGCACCGCCTCGTGCAGGAGGGGCTGCTGCTGTCGCGCCCGAACCGCGGGGTCTTCGTGCAGGAGCTCACCACCCGCGATGTCGCAGAGATCTACCACTCCCGCGAGGTGATCGAGTGCGCCGCAGCGGAGATCCTCCTGCGAGGCGGACCGGAGCGCTGCGCTGCGACCGCCGAGGTGCTGGACGCTATCGTCGACCGCATGCAGGCGGCGCTCGCGTCCGACGACTGGACCACGCTCGGACGACTCGACCTCGAGTTCCACACCCGGCTCGTGAGCGAGGCCGGCAACAGCCGGCTCACGCGCGCCTACGCGACGCTCGCGACCGAGGCGCTCATGTCCCTCACGCACTTCCCGGGCGCGTATCCGCGACCCGAGCGCGTGATCCCCAGCCACCGCGCCATCGCCGAGCAGCTGCGCGACGGTGACATGGCCGTGCTGCACGGCACCCTGCACCGGCACCTCTCGCTCAGCAGTGCGGAGCGGCAGCTGACAGAGCCGCAGGGGGCCACCTGGCCGCATCGCCCCTCCTGGCGGCGCGAGGGCGACGAGCGATGA